In Oryza sativa Japonica Group chromosome 3, ASM3414082v1, one DNA window encodes the following:
- the LOC4334759 gene encoding ALBINO3-like protein 1, chloroplastic isoform X2 yields MDAHLLLLARPRALALAAARAPGGVAGFRRPASARRVAPRRVVLRPVAALGGGGGFAEVGELFGRVEAFLYTVADAAVSASPEVVQGGGGGTKEAAGDWLSGITNSMETVLKVLKDGLSALHVPYPYGFAIILLTVLVKAATFPLTKKQVESAIAMRSLQPQVKAIQERYAGDQERIQLETARLYKLSDVDPLAGCLPTLVTIPVWIGLYRALSNVANEGLLTEGFFWIPSLAGPTTIAARQSGQGISWLFPFTDGHPPLGWSDTLAYLVLPVLLVISQYVSSQVMQPPQNNDPSQQGAQAVVKFLPLLIGYFALSVPSGLSLYWLTNNILSTAQQVWLQKLGGAKNPVKEYIDKLAKEESTNLGKPEPAIKSDPLPKVGKPPASQEPEPSGPQRGERFRKLKEEESRRKVFLEKAEQTEQAGTQAGIVDGKQNSDASGDNIDEQESHENEPIIANGNGGLSHSTNEMIPNGSMKEVCFVLIKATNIFK; encoded by the exons atggacgcccacctcctcctcctcgcgcgccCGCGAGCCctagccctcgccgccgcgcgagcCCCCGGTGGCGTCGCCGGCTTCAGGCGGCCCGCCTCGGCGCGCCGGGTGGCCCCGCGCCGCGTCGTACTTCGACCGGTGGCGGCGctggggggtggtggtggatttGCGGAGGTGGGGGAGCTGTTCGGGCGCGTCGAGGCGTTCCTCTACACGGTCGCGGATGCGGCCGTCTCGGCGTCCCCGGAGGTGGTgcagggaggcggcggggggACCAAGGAGGCGGCCGGGGACTGGCTCTCCGGCATCACCAACTCCATGGAGACCGTGCTCAAG GTTTTAAAAGATGGTCTGTCAGCTCTCCATGTTCCTTATCCGTATGGATTTGCAATCATCCTTCTAACAGTTCTCGTCAAGGCAGCTACATTTCCTCTTACAAAGAAGCag GTTGAGTCTGCAATTGCAATGAGGTCACTGCAACCTCAAGTTAAGGCTATTCAAGAACGTTATGCTGGTGATCAG GAAAGGATACAGCTTGAAACTGCTCGTTTATATAAGTTGTCAGATGTTGACCCGCTCGCAG GGTGCTTGCCTACTCTTGTGACAATACCGGTTTGGATTGGTCTATACAGAGCTCTCTCCAATGTAGCTAATGAG GGACTTCTTACCGAAGGCTTTTTCTGGATACCTTCTTTGGCTGGCCCTACAACAATTGCTGCACGGCAAAGTGGCCAGGGAATATCATGGCTATTTCCCTTTACG GATGGTCATCCACCTCTTGGCTGGTCGGACACTCTGGCATACCTTGTTTTACCAGTTCTTCTTGTTATTTCCCAATATGTATCTTCTCAAGTAATGCAGCCACCACAG AACAATGATCCTAGCCAACAAGGTGCTCAAGCTGTAGTGAAGTTCCTGCCTTTGCTAATTGGTTATTTTGCTCTCTCTGTTCCTTCTGGACTAAGTCTATATTG GCTTACGAATAATATCCTTAGCACTGCACAACAAGTATGGCTTCAAAAGCTTGGAGGTGCCAAAAATCCCGTCAAAGAATACATTGATAAGCTCGCTAAAGAAGAATCAACTAATCTTGGAAAGCCCGAGCCTGCTATTAAGAGTGATCCTCTCCCTAAAGTTGGTAAACCCCCGGCCAGTCAAGAGCCAGAACCAAGTGGACCACAACGTGGTGAAAG ATTTAGAAAACTAAAGGAAGAAGAGTCAAGGAGAAAAGTGTTTTTGGAAAAAGCGGAACAGACAGAACAGGCAGGCACACAAGCTGGCATCGTCGATGGAAAACAGAATTCAGATGCATCTGGAGACAACATAGATGAACAG GAATCTCATGAAAATGAACCAATTATAGCTAACGGCAATGGTGGACTTAGCCATAGTACAAATGAAATGATACCAAATGGAAGCATGAAAGAGGTATGCTTTGTCCTTATCAAGGCAACAAACATCTTTAAGTAG
- the LOC112936007 gene encoding uncharacterized protein has product MSHGGGGGQPSCAAVSLSKYLQRKLWKRINGGKPRRKRRPEVRSASGGGEVPVSVELMTTSSWSSSTVRSPEAVVRVVMQGGVVEAYGGVVLACTVIRKHPPGLCLAYPDVFRNPHGARARPLQPLFPGEKFYLLPERTIERLQRQIPESSVGAFDNADEEEEEEEDTQDYSSGAASSSSEEEAACDDDDGDECAARRWCCAREYFEAKERWEECQFKKMVARGLAVEQNTEKETAMKKKKKNGRRRKKKRNSAAVPSTGCRTSRAPATTRRTWEPSLPSVEEERESSPPSERG; this is encoded by the coding sequence ATgtcgcacggcggcggcggcggccagccgtCGTGCGCCGCGGTGTCGCTTAGCAAGTACCTCCAACGCAAGCTCTGGAAGCGCATCAATGGTGGCAagccgaggaggaagaggaggcctgAGGTGCGGTcggcgtcgggcggcggcgaggtccccgTGTCGGTGGAGCTGATGACTACCAgctcgtggtcgtcgtcgacggtgaGGTCGCCGGAGGCGGTGGTGCGGGTGGTGATGCAGGGCGgggtggtggaggcgtacgGCGGGGTGGTGCTGGCGTGCACGGTGATCCGGAAGCATCCGCCGGGGCTCTGCCTCGCCTACCCCGACGTGTTCCGCAATCCGcacggcgcccgcgcccgcccgcTCCAGCCGCTCTTCCCCGGCGAGAAGTTCTACCTCCTCCCGGAGCGCACCATCGAGAGGCTCCAGCGCCAAATCCCCGAGAGCTCCGTCGGCGCCTTCGAcaacgccgacgaggaggaggaggaggaggaggacacgCAGGATTACAGCAGCGGCgcggcatcgtcgtcgtcggaggaggaggcggcgtgcgacgacgacgacggcgacgagtgcGCCGCGCGGAGGTGGTGCTGCGCGAGGGAGTACTTCGAGGCGAAGGAGCGGTGGGAGGAATGCCAGTTCAAGAAGATGGTGGCGCGGGGGCTCGCCGTCGAGCAGAACACCGAGAAGGAGACggcgatgaagaagaagaagaagaatgggaggaggaggaagaagaagaggaactccgccgccgtgccgtcgacggggtgcaggacgtcgagagcgccggcgacgacgaggaggacgtgGGAACCCAGCCTGCcgtcggtggaggaggagagggagagctcaCCTCCATCAGAGAGGGGTTGA
- the LOC4334760 gene encoding uncharacterized protein yields MAAGHRTLLLLVAVLFAAAAVALADDAKPTILTPVANTPLGSFDGDSPADDAMDDEDAAPVGAPIGTTMTEPKPELTTTPGAAGEAAGGASAGYSLGVASHVGAAAAFVAGVFAF; encoded by the coding sequence atggccgccggtcaccggacgctgctgctcctcgtcgccgtcctcttcgcggcggccgccgtggcGCTCGCCGACGACGCCAAGCCGACGATCCTCACCCCCGTGGCGAACACCCCGCTCGGCTCCTTCGACGGCGACTCGCCGGCCGACGACGCCATGGACGACGAGGACGCCGCGCCGGTCGGGGCGCCCATCGGCACCACCATGACCGAGCCCAAGCCCGAGCTCACCACCacgccgggcgccgccggcgaggcggcaggcggcgccaGCGCCGGTTACTCCCTTGGTGTTGCCTCtcacgtcggcgccgccgccgcgttcgtcGCCGGCGTGTTCGCCTTCTGA
- the LOC4334759 gene encoding ALBINO3-like protein 1, chloroplastic isoform X1, with protein sequence MDAHLLLLARPRALALAAARAPGGVAGFRRPASARRVAPRRVVLRPVAALGGGGGFAEVGELFGRVEAFLYTVADAAVSASPEVVQGGGGGTKEAAGDWLSGITNSMETVLKVLKDGLSALHVPYPYGFAIILLTVLVKAATFPLTKKQVESAIAMRSLQPQVKAIQERYAGDQERIQLETARLYKLSDVDPLAGCLPTLVTIPVWIGLYRALSNVANEGLLTEGFFWIPSLAGPTTIAARQSGQGISWLFPFTDGHPPLGWSDTLAYLVLPVLLVISQYVSSQVMQPPQNNDPSQQGAQAVVKFLPLLIGYFALSVPSGLSLYWLTNNILSTAQQVWLQKLGGAKNPVKEYIDKLAKEESTNLGKPEPAIKSDPLPKVGKPPASQEPEPSGPQRGERFRKLKEEESRRKVFLEKAEQTEQAGTQAGIVDGKQNSDASGDNIDEQESHENEPIIANGNGGLSHSTNEMIPNGSMKEDIIQESTDSHSSVIDPTSHDAHKSRDEENEQDAV encoded by the exons atggacgcccacctcctcctcctcgcgcgccCGCGAGCCctagccctcgccgccgcgcgagcCCCCGGTGGCGTCGCCGGCTTCAGGCGGCCCGCCTCGGCGCGCCGGGTGGCCCCGCGCCGCGTCGTACTTCGACCGGTGGCGGCGctggggggtggtggtggatttGCGGAGGTGGGGGAGCTGTTCGGGCGCGTCGAGGCGTTCCTCTACACGGTCGCGGATGCGGCCGTCTCGGCGTCCCCGGAGGTGGTgcagggaggcggcggggggACCAAGGAGGCGGCCGGGGACTGGCTCTCCGGCATCACCAACTCCATGGAGACCGTGCTCAAG GTTTTAAAAGATGGTCTGTCAGCTCTCCATGTTCCTTATCCGTATGGATTTGCAATCATCCTTCTAACAGTTCTCGTCAAGGCAGCTACATTTCCTCTTACAAAGAAGCag GTTGAGTCTGCAATTGCAATGAGGTCACTGCAACCTCAAGTTAAGGCTATTCAAGAACGTTATGCTGGTGATCAG GAAAGGATACAGCTTGAAACTGCTCGTTTATATAAGTTGTCAGATGTTGACCCGCTCGCAG GGTGCTTGCCTACTCTTGTGACAATACCGGTTTGGATTGGTCTATACAGAGCTCTCTCCAATGTAGCTAATGAG GGACTTCTTACCGAAGGCTTTTTCTGGATACCTTCTTTGGCTGGCCCTACAACAATTGCTGCACGGCAAAGTGGCCAGGGAATATCATGGCTATTTCCCTTTACG GATGGTCATCCACCTCTTGGCTGGTCGGACACTCTGGCATACCTTGTTTTACCAGTTCTTCTTGTTATTTCCCAATATGTATCTTCTCAAGTAATGCAGCCACCACAG AACAATGATCCTAGCCAACAAGGTGCTCAAGCTGTAGTGAAGTTCCTGCCTTTGCTAATTGGTTATTTTGCTCTCTCTGTTCCTTCTGGACTAAGTCTATATTG GCTTACGAATAATATCCTTAGCACTGCACAACAAGTATGGCTTCAAAAGCTTGGAGGTGCCAAAAATCCCGTCAAAGAATACATTGATAAGCTCGCTAAAGAAGAATCAACTAATCTTGGAAAGCCCGAGCCTGCTATTAAGAGTGATCCTCTCCCTAAAGTTGGTAAACCCCCGGCCAGTCAAGAGCCAGAACCAAGTGGACCACAACGTGGTGAAAG ATTTAGAAAACTAAAGGAAGAAGAGTCAAGGAGAAAAGTGTTTTTGGAAAAAGCGGAACAGACAGAACAGGCAGGCACACAAGCTGGCATCGTCGATGGAAAACAGAATTCAGATGCATCTGGAGACAACATAGATGAACAG GAATCTCATGAAAATGAACCAATTATAGCTAACGGCAATGGTGGACTTAGCCATAGTACAAATGAAATGATACCAAATGGAAGCATGAAAGAG GATATAATTCAGGAATCAACTGACAGCCATTCTTCAGTTATCGACCCTACGTCACATGACGCTCATAAATCGAGGGACGAAGAGAACGAACAAGATGCAGTGTAG
- the LOC4334761 gene encoding uncharacterized protein: protein MLAAAAAALRPAPTTAAFSPSTARSPPPTLLSFAPPRSHQRFHLSATAEGAGTTAAQEGASASASAPPVDEARLAQFAADWQAARAERDQGKILKLQVIRANSGGLIVRFNSLQGFVPNPLLSPAHWCKDPKRPIQDVTKDLVGSSISVKVVEVNEEERKLVFSEKDASWFTHSSLVKIGAIYDGIVGSVFHYGAFVHLRFPDGNYHLTGLVHISEVSWDLVQDVRDFLNEGDTVKVIVVNIDMEKSRIALSIRQLEEDPLLETLDKVIPLEADQSPSAGIISSDSSPSEADLLPGLDGICNELLQEDGITDVQFGRRALEKRVVSQDLELWLSSVPAKDNQFKLLARAGRQVQELYLTTSLDQEGIKKAVQRVLGRVP from the exons tctccggCCAGCGCCCACCACCGCGGCCTTCTCCCCCTCCACCGCGAGGTCCCCGCCACCAACGCTCCTCTCCTTCGCTCCTCCCCGCTCTCACCAGCGATTCcacctctccgccaccgccgaggGCGCGGGCACCACCGCGGCGCAGGAaggcgcgtcggcgtcggcgtcggctccCCCGGTCGACGAAGCGCGACTAGCGCAG TTCGCGGCGGAttggcaggcggcgcgcgcggagagGGACCAGGGGAAGATCCTGAAACTGCAGGTGATACGGGCCAACAGCGGCGGGTTGATCGTCAGGTTCAACTCCCTCCAGGGCTTCGTGCCCAACCCTCTCCTTAGCCCCGCGCATTGGTGTAAAG ACCCCAAAAGGCCCATTCAAGATGTTACAAAGGACCTTGTGGGTTCTTCCATTTCTGTCAAG GTGGTCGAAGTGAACGAGGAAGAAAGGAAGCTTGTCTTCTCAGAGAAGGATGCAAGTTGGTTCACTCATTCTTCTCTAGTCAAGATTGGTGCTATCTATGATGGAATTGTCGGTTCAGTTTTCCACTACGGTGCATTTGTTCATCTGCGATTTCCTGATG GAAATTATCATCTTACTGGCCTTGTACATATCTCTGAGGTCTCTTGGGATCTTGTCCAAGATGTCCGGGATTTTTTAAATGAAGGTGATACTGTCAAGGTCATAGTGGTGAACATTGATAT GGAGAAGTCAAGGATAGCTTTATCAATCAGACAATTGGAGGAAGATCCTCTACTGGAGACATTGGACAAAGTTATTCCTTTG GAGGCTGATCAATCACCTAGTGCTGGGATCATATCATCTGATTCATCTCCTTCAGAAGCTGATCTTCTTCCAGGACTTGATGGTATATGTAATGAACTATTGCAAGAGGATGG TATAACAGACGTACAGTTTGGGCGCCGAGCATTGGAGAAACGTGTTGTTTCACAAGATCTGGAACTCTGGCTTTCCAGT GTGCCAGCTAAGGACAATCAGTTCAAGCTTCTTGCTCGAGCTGGGCGACAG GTCCAAGAACTATATTTGACAACCAGCCTAGACCAGGAGGGCATAAAGAAGGCGGTACAGAGAGTACTAGGACGTGTTCCTTGA